The Vicia villosa cultivar HV-30 ecotype Madison, WI linkage group LG1, Vvil1.0, whole genome shotgun sequence genome includes a region encoding these proteins:
- the LOC131643553 gene encoding pentatricopeptide repeat-containing protein At1g55630-like — translation MNSVALLGLRKRVVDKISHFFVIRRRLCSHTFDGNNGFECIEEPLKKIVSDFDSTLDERINDSNCDQKPFSLRKGFLDSVKLDAKKALEVLRQDGPGLDARLILEELSIRPSGILVREVLFGILKSINTENKTRCAKLAYKFFVWCSQQEDYRHTANAYHLIMNIYAQCKEFRAVWRLVDEMIEKGYPATARTFNVLVRTCGEAGLAKTLVERFIKSKNFSYRPFKHSYNAILHSFLVLNQYKLIEWVYEQMLLDGFSSDVLTYNIVMYAKYRLGKVDQFHILLDEMGRNGFSPDFHTFNILLHALGKGDKPLAALNLLNHMRETGIEPTVLHFTTLIDGLSRAGNLDACKYFFDEMIKNGCMPDVVAYTVMITGYVVAGELEKAQGMFQEMLSKEQVPNVFTYNSMIRGFCMEGKFDEALSMFKEMEKKGCSPNSVVYITLVDCLRNAGRVADAREVLRQMMETGKYAHLLSRFKGFKM, via the coding sequence ATGAATTCAGTAGCCCTTTTAGGTCTAAGGAAAAGGGTAGTCGACAAAATTTCCCATTTTTTTGTTATTCGTCGGAGATTATGTAGCCACACGTTTGATGGTAATAATGGGTTTGAATGCATTGAGGAGCCTTTGAAAAAAATAGTTTCAGATTTTGATTCTACTTTAGATGAAAGGATCAATGATTCAAACTGTGATCAGAAGCCCTTTTCACTTAGAAAAGGGTTCTTAGATTCTGTGAAGTTAGATGCTAAGAAGGCCCTTGAGGTTCTAAGACAAGATGGTCCTGGTCTTGATGCTAGATTGATTTTAGAGGAGTTGAGTATAAGACCTTCGGGGATTCTTGTTAGAGAGGTTCTCTTCGGAATTTTGAAGAGCATAAATACTGAGAATAAGACCAGGTGTGCAAAGCTGGCTTATAAGTTTTTTGTGTGGTGTAGTCAGCAAGAGGATTACCGGCACACTGCGAATGCCTATCACTTGATTATGAACATATATGCTCAATGCAAAGAGTTTAGGGCGGTGTGGAGGTTGGTTGATGAGATGATTGAGAAAGGCTATCCGGCTACTGCGCGTACTTTCAATGTTTTGGTTCGGACTTGTGGCGAGGCGGGTTTGGCTAAGACGTTGGTGGAGAGGTTCATAAAATCGAAGAATTTTAGCTATAGGCCTTTTAAGCATTCCTACAATGCAATTCTACATAGTTTTCTTGTATTAAACCAATACAAATTGATTGAGTGGGTTTATGAACAGATGTTGCTTGATGGTTTTTCGTCAGATGTTTTGACTTATAATATTGTCATGTATGCCAAGTATAGACTTGGAAAGGTGGATCAGTTTCACATACTGCTTGATGAGATGGGTAGAAATGGATTTTCTCCGGATTTTCATACTTTCAACATTCTTCTTCATGCTCTTGGTAAAGGGGATAAACCACTTGCCGCTCTTAATCTTTTAAATCACATGAGAGAAACAGGTATAGAGCCAACGGTACTTCATTTTACCACATTGATAGATGGACTCAGCAGAGCCGGGAATTTGGATGCTTGCAAATATTTTTTCGATGAAATGATAAAGAACGGGTGCATGCCAGATGTGGTGGCTTACACTGTTATGATAACGGGATATGTAGTGGCTGGTGAGCTTGAGAAAGCACAGGGAATGTTTCAAGAGATGCTTTCCAAGGAGCAAGTTCCAAATGTTTTTACATACAATTCCATGATTCGGGGGTTTTGTATGGAAGGAAAATTTGACGAAGCACTCTCAATGTTCaaggaaatggaaaagaaaggtTGTAGTCCAAACTCTGTTGTCTATATTACATTAGTGGATTGTTTGCGGAATGCCGGAAGGGTTGCTGATGCTCGTGAGGTGTTAAGACAAATGATGGAGACAGGGAAGTATGCCCACTTACTTTCAAGATTCAAAGGGTTTAAGATGTAG
- the LOC131643554 gene encoding heavy metal-associated isoprenylated plant protein 39-like isoform X1 — translation MAQQKVVLKVLTMTDDKTKKKSIEAVADIYGVDSIETDVNEQKLTVIGEMDTVAVVKKLKKVGKVDIVSVGPAIEEKKEEKKEEKEEKKEEKQEEKK, via the exons ATGGCTCAG CAGAAGGTGGTGTTAAAGGTCCTTACTATGACGGATGACAAAACAAAGAAGAAATCAATAGAAGCAGTTGCAGATATCTATG GAGTTGATTCAATTGAGACAGATGTTAATGAACAGAAGTTAACAGTGATTGGCGAAATGGATACAGTGGCAGTAGTGAAGAAGCTGAAGAAAGTGGGGAAGGTAGATATAGTATCAGTTGGACCTGCcatagaagagaagaaagaagagaagaaagaagaaaaggaagagaaaaaggaagagaaaCAAGAGGAGAAAAAATAA
- the LOC131643554 gene encoding heavy metal-associated isoprenylated plant protein 39-like isoform X2: MAQKVVLKVLTMTDDKTKKKSIEAVADIYGVDSIETDVNEQKLTVIGEMDTVAVVKKLKKVGKVDIVSVGPAIEEKKEEKKEEKEEKKEEKQEEKK, from the exons ATGGCTCAG AAGGTGGTGTTAAAGGTCCTTACTATGACGGATGACAAAACAAAGAAGAAATCAATAGAAGCAGTTGCAGATATCTATG GAGTTGATTCAATTGAGACAGATGTTAATGAACAGAAGTTAACAGTGATTGGCGAAATGGATACAGTGGCAGTAGTGAAGAAGCTGAAGAAAGTGGGGAAGGTAGATATAGTATCAGTTGGACCTGCcatagaagagaagaaagaagagaagaaagaagaaaaggaagagaaaaaggaagagaaaCAAGAGGAGAAAAAATAA